The genomic window GCTGCTGACCACCAGCAGGGCCGGGCGCCGCGCCAGGCTCTCGGCGACCAGCAGGTCGGTGGGCACGCACGGACCGAGGTTCACCACGTCGAACCCCAGCTCCTCCAGCAGCAGTTGCAGGAAGACCAGGTTCCAGGTGTGCGAGTCGGAGGTGCCGCCCGCGACGATCACCGTCGCGTCCCGCTTGACCACCGCGGGCTTGTCCGACCCGGTGGCGGCGGGCTCGCGCCGCTCGGCCGGCACGGTGCTGTCCTGCTCGGCGGGCAGCGGCATCACAGCTCCTGGCCGAGCTCGTAGGCGCGGGTGTGCTCGATCCGCGACACCGAGACCAACTCCTCGCCGCGGACCAGGATCTCGGTCGGTGCGGGGCGGCCGAGGAACATCAGCAGGCTGGCGGTCGGGCCGTAGGCACCGGCGTTGGGGATGTTCACCACGTCCCCGGGCGCCAGCGCGGGCAGCTCGATGTCGCGGCCGAGCACATCGCCCGGGGTGCAGAGCGGGCCGACCAGGCTGGCGATCTGCTCGAGCGGGATCCCCTCGTCGTCCAGGCGTACCGAGACCGGCATGATCCGACCCAGGCCCGACATGCCGCCGAAGGTGTTGATCCCGCCGTCCAGGATCACGAAGCGCCGGCCGCGGCTCTCCTTGAGGTTGACCACGCCGACCATCAGGGTGCCGCTGTCGCCCACCAGGTAGCGCCCGGACTCGACCGCGAACCTCACCTCGCCGCTGCGCCAGCCGGGGAACCACTCGTCCAGCGAACCCGCCATCGCCTCGCGCAGGTTGCCGTACACCGGCCGCTCACCGCTGACCGCGTAGGGCACCGAGAAGCCGCCGCCGATGTCGACGAAGCGGAAGCGGGTGCCGAGCTCGTCCTGCAGCCGGGCGGCCACCGAGATGGTGTGCTGGAACTCCCCGATCAGGCTCGCCTCGTCCTTGGCGTTGCTGAGCGGGAAGAAGTGCGCACCCGCCACGTCCGTCCCGGGCACGTCGAAGAGCTGCTCGCGCAGCTCCGGCAGCGTCTCGCTGTCGAAGCCGAACTGGGAGGGCACGCCGGTCATCCGGATGCTCGACGTGGCGCTGGCGTTGGCGCTGTTGACCCGCAACAGGCAGGTGGCGACGGTGCCGAGCCGGCTGGCGACCGCGCCGATGTTGCGCAGATCGCCCAGCGACTCGACCGAGAAGAGCCGCACCCCGGCGCCCAGCGCCTCGGTCAGCTCCTCGTCGGTCTTGCCGGGGCCGGTGTAGAGGATCTCGTCGGCGCCGAAGCCGGCCTTCAGCACCGCAGCCAGCTCACCGGTGGAGCTGATCTCCGCCCGGCAGCGCCGGCCCTCGCCGGCGCGCATCTCGCGCAGCAGCTCGGGGTGCGGGTTCGCCTTCGCCGCGTAGAAGAGTTCGACCTCCTCGGGCAGCGCGGCGAACAGGTCGCGTCGGGCAGCCGCGATGCGGTCCAGGTCGTAGACGTACGACGGAGTACCGAAGCGCTTGGCGAGCTCGGCGTAGCCGGTCACGGGGTGGTCCCTTCGAAGAGGAGAGCGAGCTTCCTGCGATCGTGCTTGCCGTGCAGGGTGAGCGGCAGCTCGTCGACCCCCTGGCACAGGCCCGGCACCTTGGCCGGCTCCAGGCGCAGCGACAGCTCCCGCAGCACGGTGTGCGGCGCCAGCTCGCCCACCA from Kitasatospora sp. NBC_01250 includes these protein-coding regions:
- a CDS encoding cobalamin B12-binding domain-containing protein, whose protein sequence is MPLPAEQDSTVPAERREPAATGSDKPAVVKRDATVIVAGGTSDSHTWNLVFLQLLLEELGFDVVNLGPCVPTDLLVAESLARRPALLVVSSVNGHGYQDGIRMIGKVRECAELSALPAVIGGKLGIAGAQSAEQLAELIAAGYDAVFDDGAEGIASFQRLLDSLPQRVLT
- a CDS encoding type III PLP-dependent enzyme: MTGYAELAKRFGTPSYVYDLDRIAAARRDLFAALPEEVELFYAAKANPHPELLREMRAGEGRRCRAEISSTGELAAVLKAGFGADEILYTGPGKTDEELTEALGAGVRLFSVESLGDLRNIGAVASRLGTVATCLLRVNSANASATSSIRMTGVPSQFGFDSETLPELREQLFDVPGTDVAGAHFFPLSNAKDEASLIGEFQHTISVAARLQDELGTRFRFVDIGGGFSVPYAVSGERPVYGNLREAMAGSLDEWFPGWRSGEVRFAVESGRYLVGDSGTLMVGVVNLKESRGRRFVILDGGINTFGGMSGLGRIMPVSVRLDDEGIPLEQIASLVGPLCTPGDVLGRDIELPALAPGDVVNIPNAGAYGPTASLLMFLGRPAPTEILVRGEELVSVSRIEHTRAYELGQEL